Proteins from one Ahaetulla prasina isolate Xishuangbanna chromosome 2, ASM2864084v1, whole genome shotgun sequence genomic window:
- the ANKRD31 gene encoding ankyrin repeat domain-containing protein 31, whose protein sequence is MEGGEVSDTDSDETIVEGSVVESDLEEKELRAKRFSLMDKDLVIARETSITSELANTYGEKLSPNIPFNSIKFHVQKQLGLFNLPYQEINEKEASQSLLP, encoded by the exons ATGGAAGGGGGCGAAGTTTCCGATACAGACAGCGATGAGACGATAGTTGAGGGGTCCGTGGTTGAGAGCGACCTGGAAGAAAAAGAGCTTCGTGCAAAAAG ATTCTCTTTAATGGATAAAGATCTGGTAATAGCAAGAGAAACCAGCATTACTTCAGAATTAGCTAATACATATGGAG AAAAGCTTTCTCCAAACATTCCATTTAATAGCATCAAATTCCACGTCCAGAAACAACTGGGACTATTTAATCTG CCATATCAAGAGATTAATGAAAAGGAAGCATCTCAATCTCTGCTCCCGTAA
- the LOC131189486 gene encoding uncharacterized protein LOC131189486, whose amino-acid sequence MSHQNDDSLEENLPSNMNAVKSFSNDVPKYPETSMAFQSVGMISGKSDAADNDRFHEAIASNETINSMATKMFRVKHVIKPLDEFETNQMSDMLEYQNNNFSIDTTVNEESNTLPEELLTALNTLTEAIVAVEDRTGSSTTQKQLTPEQADDDTTEIIETDLKSHCHSQCREEPEALMIAKMSCTSGEHVCKYIHIYRERVSVLIGNIFSAMFISLYS is encoded by the exons ATGTCACACCAAAAT gaTGATTCTCTAGAAGAAAATCTTCCCTCAAATATGAATGCAGTAAAGTCATTCTCAAATGATGTGCCAAAATACCCAGAAACATCAATGGCTTTCCAAAGTGTTGGAATGATCAGTGGCAAAAGTGATGCAGCAGATAACGATCGGTTTCATGAAGCAATAGCATCTAATGAGACAATAAATAGTATGGCAACTAAAATGTTTCGAGTGAAACATGTAATAAAACCACTTGATGAATTTGAAACCAACCAAATGTCTGACATGTTAGAGTATCAGAATAATAATTTTTCTATAGATACAACTGTAAATGAGGAGAGTAATACTTTGCCAGAAGAACTTCTCACAGCTCTAAACACTTTGACAGAAGCTATAGTAGCAGTAGAAGACAGAACTGGATCAAGCACAACACAGAAGCAACTAACACCCGAACAGGCAGATGATGATACCACAGAAATAATAGAAACAGATTTGAAATCTCATTGTCATTCGCAATGCCGTGAAGAACCAGAAGCTTTAATGATAGCCAAGATGTCATGCACTTCAGGCGAACACGTatgtaaatacatacatatatacagagagagagtgagtgtatTAATAGGAAACATTTTTTCAGCTATGTTCATAAGTTTATATTCTTAG